A region from the Drosophila ananassae strain 14024-0371.13 chromosome 2L, ASM1763931v2, whole genome shotgun sequence genome encodes:
- the LOC6503421 gene encoding uncharacterized protein LOC6503421, whose amino-acid sequence MNFSWLSVFILAIIAVAVSAGQCNAPFKKEGSNCVVDRIIRGECPAGSQYSAAINKCVYKD is encoded by the coding sequence ATGAACTTCTCCTGGCTTTCTGTCTTCATCTTGGCCATCATTGCTGTGGCTGTTTCGGCCGGACAATGTAATGCTCCATTTAAGAAAGAAGGATCTAACTGCGTTGTCGATCGTATAATTCGCGGAGAATGTCCAGCAGGATCGCAATACAGTGCCGCTATTAACAAATGTGTCTACAAAGATTAA